From Candidatus Aminicenantes bacterium, one genomic window encodes:
- a CDS encoding aminotransferase class I/II-fold pyridoxal phosphate-dependent enzyme, with product MKLEPFALERFFARHEFGGAHVLCASDCETFTAGELLALDTGAEEKFAALRLGYTETAGNPELRREIAGLYQGIAADDILVFAGAEEAIFVFMNAVLNAGDHLLVHSPCYQSLTAVAEGNGCRVTCWQATQEKGWELDLEFLEDSTKGAPQALVVNFPHNPTGYLPSRDSFERMLQLAEAKGWLVFSDEVYRFLEYKPENRLPAACEVYENGVSLGVMSKSFGLAGLRLGWIACRNRDILKKMAAFKDYTTICTAAPSEFLSSLALRHHETILKRNREIIGRNLDLLRSFMQRNSEHFSWQEPLAGPVAFPCVNFDEASDAFCAGLLEKQGVLLLPGLLFSAAPAQFRIGFGRRDFQAGLEKLAAYMRESF from the coding sequence ATGAAGCTGGAACCGTTCGCCCTGGAAAGATTTTTCGCACGACATGAATTCGGGGGCGCGCACGTGCTATGCGCTTCGGATTGCGAAACTTTCACCGCCGGTGAATTGCTGGCTTTGGATACCGGAGCCGAGGAAAAGTTTGCCGCCCTGCGCCTGGGTTATACCGAAACCGCCGGCAATCCCGAATTGCGCCGGGAGATCGCCGGCCTTTATCAGGGAATTGCCGCCGATGACATCCTGGTCTTTGCCGGGGCCGAGGAAGCCATTTTTGTTTTTATGAACGCGGTGCTGAATGCAGGTGATCACCTGCTTGTCCATTCCCCGTGCTATCAATCGCTGACCGCTGTTGCCGAAGGCAATGGCTGCCGGGTAACCTGTTGGCAAGCAACTCAAGAAAAAGGTTGGGAGTTGGACCTCGAATTTCTCGAAGATTCAACCAAGGGCGCCCCCCAGGCTCTAGTGGTAAATTTTCCGCACAATCCCACCGGATATTTGCCAAGCCGCGATTCTTTTGAGCGCATGCTACAGCTTGCCGAAGCCAAAGGCTGGCTGGTCTTTTCCGACGAGGTCTACCGCTTCTTGGAATACAAGCCGGAAAACAGGCTGCCGGCGGCTTGTGAAGTGTATGAAAACGGAGTTTCGCTGGGCGTGATGTCCAAGTCCTTCGGCCTGGCCGGATTGCGTCTGGGTTGGATTGCCTGCCGCAATCGCGACATTCTCAAAAAAATGGCGGCCTTCAAGGATTACACTACCATCTGCACGGCCGCCCCCAGCGAATTTCTCTCTTCCCTGGCCTTGCGCCATCACGAGACTATCTTGAAACGCAACCGGGAGATCATTGGCCGCAACCTCGATCTGCTGCGCTCTTTCATGCAGCGAAACAGCGAGCATTTTTCCTGGCAGGAACCACTGGCCGGGCCGGTGGCCTTTCCCTGCGTCAATTTCGACGAGGCCAGCGACGCTTTCTGCGCCGGCTTGCTCGAGAAACAAGGCGTGCTGCTCCTGCCCGGACTGCTATTCTCCGCCGCGCCGGCGCAATTCCGCATCGGTTTCGGCCGCCGTGATTTTCAGGCCGGGTTGGAAAAATTGGCTGCTTACATGCGGGAAAGTTTTTAA